A genomic region of Lysinibacillus sp. 2017 contains the following coding sequences:
- a CDS encoding cysteine desulfurase family protein has protein sequence MNTIYLDHAATSPVAPEVIDVFARAMAEISGNASSIHTDGRLARKALDEARSVLAKKINAKPTEIIFTSGGTEADNTAIFGTAYARRQEGKHIITSQIEHHAILHACEKLEREGFDVTYLPVDTFGRVSVEDVKNALRDDTILVSIMFGNNEVGTIQPIEEIGALLKDHQASFHTDSVQAFGLEKIDVAAMHIDLLSVSAHKINGPKGIGFLYAKQGLKFANFMYGGAQEKKRRAGTENVPAAVAFSKAAQISEEKASERKVKYTMYKAILIEEFQKAGIEFKVNGHEQHVLTHVFNVTFPGTDVESFLINLDMAGVLVSSGSACTAGSIDPSHVLVAMFGSNAPELRSSIRFSFGVGLSDELVREAGKRTAEIVKRLT, from the coding sequence TCGTGCAATGGCAGAAATAAGTGGGAATGCATCGAGTATTCATACAGATGGTCGTCTAGCACGAAAAGCATTAGACGAAGCACGCAGCGTGTTAGCCAAAAAAATTAATGCCAAACCAACCGAAATTATTTTCACAAGTGGTGGTACAGAAGCTGATAATACAGCGATTTTTGGTACAGCGTATGCACGTCGACAAGAAGGTAAGCATATTATTACGTCTCAAATTGAGCATCATGCGATTTTACATGCGTGTGAAAAATTAGAGCGTGAAGGCTTTGATGTTACGTATTTACCTGTGGATACTTTTGGTCGTGTTTCCGTTGAAGATGTCAAAAACGCGTTACGTGACGATACGATTTTAGTATCGATTATGTTTGGTAATAATGAGGTTGGAACGATTCAACCAATTGAAGAAATTGGTGCACTATTAAAAGATCACCAAGCATCGTTTCATACAGATTCAGTTCAAGCGTTTGGTTTAGAAAAAATTGATGTAGCAGCTATGCATATTGATTTATTAAGCGTTTCTGCACATAAAATTAACGGACCAAAAGGCATCGGGTTTTTATATGCAAAACAAGGGCTAAAATTTGCGAACTTTATGTACGGTGGGGCACAGGAGAAAAAACGTCGTGCTGGTACAGAAAATGTTCCAGCTGCAGTTGCTTTTTCAAAGGCAGCCCAAATTTCAGAAGAAAAAGCTTCAGAGCGTAAAGTGAAATACACTATGTATAAAGCAATTTTAATTGAGGAATTCCAAAAAGCAGGTATTGAATTTAAAGTGAATGGTCATGAACAGCATGTACTAACTCATGTGTTCAATGTGACGTTCCCAGGAACAGATGTAGAGTCATTTTTAATAAATTTAGATATGGCAGGCGTTCTTGTATCAAGTGGTTCAGCATGTACAGCAGGTTCAATAGATCCTTCTCATGTGTTAGTTGCCATGTTTGGTAGTAACGCGCCAGAACTTCGTAGTTCCATTCGCTTTAGTTTTGGGGTAGGATTATCAGATGAGTTAGTTCGCGAGGCAGGGAAGCGTACTGCGGAAATTGTCAAACGACTAACGTAA
- a CDS encoding aminodeoxychorismate/anthranilate synthase component II — protein sequence MILLIDNYDSFTYNLYHQIASCGQEVHIVRNDAITVKDIRELNPKAIIISPGPGEPHEAGVVLEMIRTLYKEYPILGICLGHQAIGEAFGARINRANHIMHGKTSLLTYKKKGLFSEFDCELEVMRYHSLVIEKVTLHEDLEVIATSVDDGEIMAIQHKTYPLFGLQFHPESIGTKTGTDMIRAFLQKIGVQV from the coding sequence ATGATTTTACTCATCGATAACTATGATTCATTTACGTACAATTTGTATCATCAAATTGCAAGCTGCGGGCAAGAGGTACATATTGTCCGAAATGATGCCATAACGGTAAAAGACATTCGAGAACTAAATCCAAAAGCGATTATCATTTCCCCAGGACCCGGTGAGCCACACGAAGCTGGAGTTGTGCTTGAAATGATTCGTACTTTATATAAGGAATATCCGATTTTAGGTATTTGCCTTGGACATCAAGCAATTGGGGAAGCATTCGGTGCGCGTATCAACCGTGCAAACCATATTATGCATGGGAAGACGAGTTTACTGACCTATAAAAAGAAAGGCCTCTTTTCTGAGTTTGATTGTGAACTGGAAGTTATGCGCTATCATTCACTCGTTATTGAAAAGGTAACACTACATGAAGATTTAGAAGTAATCGCAACGTCCGTAGATGACGGTGAAATCATGGCGATTCAACATAAAACGTATCCACTTTTCGGTCTTCAATTTCATCCCGAGTCAATCGGAACAAAAACAGGAACTGATATGATCCGAGCATTTTTACAAAAAATCGGGGTACAAGTATGA
- a CDS encoding lipopolysaccharide assembly protein LapB — MDTNYNEIGIKAFQEKRYEDAAQAFTQAIETNPEEAVGYVNFGTLLAAMNDIERAERFFQKAITVDEKAATAYYGLANLYFEAERFTEAAKLYQKAIDHGIEGADAYYMLAKSFEREEHYKLALPFMQRAAEIAPKDIQIRLAYGILLCTLEMFEFAKPELEFVIEEDWNNADAHYNLGVLYAVSTQDTDKAKYHLKQAFTLQPKFDQAKYIYDMICQRAN, encoded by the coding sequence ATGGATACAAATTATAACGAAATCGGCATTAAAGCGTTCCAAGAAAAACGCTACGAAGATGCAGCACAAGCATTTACACAAGCCATTGAAACAAATCCTGAAGAAGCTGTAGGCTATGTGAATTTTGGTACATTACTTGCGGCTATGAACGATATTGAACGTGCAGAGCGCTTCTTCCAAAAAGCGATAACAGTCGATGAAAAAGCAGCAACAGCCTATTACGGATTAGCCAATCTTTATTTTGAAGCTGAGCGTTTCACAGAAGCTGCCAAATTATATCAAAAAGCAATCGATCACGGCATTGAGGGCGCAGATGCATACTACATGCTAGCAAAAAGCTTTGAGCGTGAAGAACATTACAAATTAGCATTACCATTTATGCAACGCGCGGCAGAAATTGCACCGAAAGATATTCAAATTCGTTTAGCTTATGGGATTTTATTATGTACATTAGAAATGTTTGAATTCGCGAAACCAGAGCTTGAATTCGTCATCGAAGAAGATTGGAATAATGCAGATGCCCATTACAATTTAGGTGTACTCTATGCGGTTTCAACACAAGATACAGATAAAGCAAAATATCACTTGAAACAAGCATTCACGCTACAACCGAAATTCGATCAAGCAAAATATATTTACGATATGATTTGTCAGCGAGCTAATTAA
- the mnmA gene encoding tRNA 2-thiouridine(34) synthase MnmA has protein sequence MVETRDPSQIRVVVGMSGGVDSSVAAYLLKEQGYDVIGIFMKNWDDTDEFGVCTATEDYEDVIAVCNHIGIPYYAVNFEKQYWDKVFTYFLEEYKAGRTPNPDVMCNKEIKFKAFLEHALALGADYLATGHYARVTHDENGVRMLRGIDSNKDQTYFLNQLTQGQLEKVMFPIGDLPKPEVRRIAEEAGLATAKKKDSTGICFIGERNFKEFLSQYLPAQPGNMETFEGEVKGKHDGLMYYTLGQRHGLGIGGDGEPWFVIGKDLERNVLYVGQGFHHDALYSEALSAVKMSFTSEVKTGTFNCTAKFRYRQEDSAVTVTMREDGSAFIEFAEPVRAITPGQAVVLYDGEECLGGGTIDEVFKNSEKLTYVG, from the coding sequence ATGGTAGAAACAAGAGATCCATCACAAATCCGAGTAGTAGTTGGTATGAGCGGTGGGGTAGATTCATCAGTAGCAGCCTATCTTTTAAAAGAGCAAGGCTACGATGTTATCGGTATTTTTATGAAAAACTGGGATGATACAGATGAATTTGGTGTATGTACAGCAACAGAGGATTATGAAGACGTAATCGCTGTTTGTAACCATATCGGCATTCCGTATTACGCAGTCAACTTCGAAAAACAATACTGGGATAAAGTGTTTACGTACTTCTTAGAAGAATACAAAGCAGGACGTACACCAAACCCAGATGTAATGTGTAACAAAGAAATTAAATTTAAAGCATTTTTAGAACATGCACTAGCTTTAGGTGCAGATTATTTAGCAACAGGTCACTATGCACGTGTGACACACGATGAAAATGGTGTTCGTATGCTACGTGGTATTGATAGCAACAAAGACCAAACATACTTCTTAAACCAATTAACACAAGGTCAGCTCGAAAAAGTAATGTTCCCAATTGGAGATTTACCAAAACCGGAAGTGCGTAGAATTGCAGAAGAAGCAGGTCTAGCAACTGCAAAGAAAAAGGATTCAACAGGGATTTGCTTTATCGGTGAACGTAACTTTAAAGAGTTCTTAAGCCAATACTTACCCGCACAGCCTGGCAATATGGAAACATTTGAAGGCGAAGTTAAAGGAAAACATGATGGATTAATGTACTACACATTAGGTCAACGTCATGGTTTAGGCATCGGTGGCGATGGTGAACCTTGGTTTGTTATCGGAAAAGACTTAGAACGTAATGTTTTATATGTGGGACAAGGCTTCCATCATGATGCCTTATATTCAGAAGCATTATCAGCAGTGAAAATGAGCTTTACTAGTGAAGTGAAAACAGGCACATTTAACTGCACAGCAAAATTCCGTTATCGCCAAGAAGATTCAGCAGTTACGGTTACGATGCGTGAAGATGGATCGGCTTTCATTGAATTTGCTGAACCAGTACGCGCAATTACACCAGGACAAGCAGTCGTATTATACGACGGAGAAGAATGTCTAGGTGGCGGTACGATTGATGAAGTATTTAAAAATAGCGAAAAATTAACGTATGTAGGTTAA
- the trpE gene encoding anthranilate synthase component I, with protein sequence MRVETKDYVLKQINGDTLTPISIFIALQGKNKILFESNAKFKQSGRYSFIACNPIAELKGGQVESEFYKQGQEMQRIQKPVLQVLKQLLPIRNGNYPFAFFGGAIGYFGYETAFHFEQIGEVVNDVYEMPDVHVFFYDTFIVFDHLLQQVTIVAIDLFQEGRSVETMEQDVATFEQMLKKKLPQYPAQKVDVEFYPTIEKSQFIEMVEKAKDHIRRGDIFQIVLSQTFEAHYDGDPLQLYRKLRTSNASPYMYYIDFGNYTILGTSPESLVKVQDRIVTTNPIAGTKPRGQSVGEDEAIAEKLLQDEKEIAEHKMLVDLGRNDVGRVAQIGTVEVTKFMEIERYKFVMHIVSEVKAKLREDVHLVDVLASSLPAGTVSGAPKIRAMQLINELEKRKRGVYAGAVGYLSTTGNMDLALAIRTMVVKDEKAYVQAGAGIVYDSLPEMEYEETLNKAKALLEVRV encoded by the coding sequence ATGAGAGTTGAAACGAAAGATTATGTACTGAAGCAAATCAATGGCGATACATTAACGCCAATTTCCATTTTTATCGCATTACAAGGGAAAAACAAAATACTATTTGAATCGAATGCAAAATTTAAACAAAGTGGTCGGTATTCATTTATCGCCTGTAATCCGATTGCAGAATTAAAGGGCGGACAGGTTGAAAGTGAATTTTATAAGCAAGGTCAAGAGATGCAACGAATTCAAAAACCTGTATTACAAGTGTTAAAGCAATTACTCCCAATTCGAAATGGAAACTATCCTTTTGCCTTTTTTGGTGGAGCAATTGGTTATTTTGGCTATGAAACGGCTTTCCATTTTGAACAGATTGGTGAAGTTGTAAATGATGTTTATGAAATGCCAGATGTCCATGTATTTTTTTATGATACGTTTATTGTTTTCGATCATCTCCTGCAACAAGTAACGATTGTGGCGATTGATTTATTTCAAGAAGGGCGTAGTGTCGAAACGATGGAGCAAGATGTGGCTACATTTGAACAAATGCTGAAAAAGAAGCTACCACAGTATCCAGCGCAGAAAGTGGACGTAGAATTTTACCCGACAATCGAAAAAAGCCAATTTATCGAAATGGTAGAGAAAGCAAAAGATCATATTCGTCGCGGGGATATTTTCCAAATTGTTTTATCCCAAACATTTGAAGCACACTACGATGGAGATCCGCTTCAGTTATATCGGAAATTGCGCACTTCAAACGCTTCACCCTATATGTATTATATAGATTTTGGGAATTATACGATCCTAGGTACATCACCAGAAAGTTTAGTGAAAGTGCAAGATAGAATTGTAACAACGAATCCAATTGCTGGTACGAAGCCGCGTGGTCAGTCCGTTGGAGAAGATGAAGCAATAGCCGAAAAATTACTGCAAGATGAAAAAGAGATAGCCGAGCATAAAATGTTAGTGGATTTAGGAAGAAATGATGTGGGACGTGTGGCTCAAATTGGAACGGTTGAAGTAACGAAGTTCATGGAAATTGAACGCTATAAATTTGTTATGCACATCGTATCAGAGGTGAAAGCGAAATTACGTGAAGATGTGCATTTAGTAGATGTACTTGCATCTAGTTTACCTGCTGGAACGGTATCAGGTGCACCTAAAATTCGAGCGATGCAACTAATCAATGAGCTAGAGAAACGAAAACGCGGTGTATATGCAGGGGCAGTTGGCTATTTATCAACGACAGGAAATATGGATTTAGCACTTGCAATTCGTACAATGGTTGTCAAGGATGAGAAAGCATATGTGCAAGCAGGGGCAGGTATTGTTTATGATTCACTTCCAGAGATGGAGTACGAGGAAACCCTAAATAAAGCGAAAGCGTTATTGGAGGTGCGCGTATGA